One part of the Parasphingorhabdus sp. SCSIO 66989 genome encodes these proteins:
- a CDS encoding ATP-binding cassette domain-containing protein, with product MTVQSPSQNVHQGSAPLSNSRFVMILGVTAVLFFLGLVPFEAIPEIPVDIDSKPFFIPLVLTALLPAGRPGIAVALGTALGEGLRDMMEGYELDDPIGFIGYAVGFAIASYVIGERARSPFFLVLGAIVAAFVQAAFEASSFLFFGTESMGIVIQSTIGNTITHGVIWGAIPIVFLVPALHGRFERFLGFAPKGVADQKTPLAPLFSDEPANPDALLSARALQFRYPAQDDSVLAGADIDLLPFKVTGLIGHSEAGKSTLCKVLAGLAPKVTGGELTGEIIQPATGPDALRIGYVADDAAAMMTQTRAYMEVASALGGSSLSAEEMEKRALDALAAVGVNAKEARKYIWELPAQKQSLVSLVAATVNNPNILILDELPAQLDKTGKMLLRKQISRITGKGGAVLLVDNDVDRQLAICDYLAILDQGKIVATGHAAEILSDADGLSEFGIASPLQLTEPDKTTSAAAPVQNSMGTGRKPMLELQQIHLDDEDGNPVLRDASLVVRSGSIAGIAGAYNSGKSELARMIAGLAQPESGQIKVAGDSLTDWSVVDRLDHVATVIHSPFAFFSEPTVKQEIGRSLRGGKMDEAYIASHVAEYAAMLGLGEVLTQDPLTLPFGTAKRVQIAAMLPRQAPLLVLDKALGNLDSEGLALMHKALRSFIDNGGTVLLLDHDMDILSEWTDQLVFLSDGVLHTAEEDYEARLSQISRFGLDWPHAADIAMQRGQQAMTRAELLGASS from the coding sequence ATGACTGTCCAATCGCCCTCGCAAAATGTCCATCAGGGTTCGGCTCCGCTGAGCAACTCGCGTTTTGTGATGATTTTAGGGGTGACGGCAGTACTCTTCTTTCTGGGTCTTGTGCCGTTTGAGGCGATTCCGGAAATCCCCGTCGATATTGATAGCAAGCCTTTTTTCATCCCGCTGGTGCTGACTGCACTGCTCCCCGCAGGGCGTCCCGGTATCGCAGTGGCACTTGGGACTGCGCTGGGCGAAGGTCTGCGCGATATGATGGAGGGCTATGAGCTCGACGATCCCATTGGTTTTATTGGCTATGCGGTGGGCTTTGCCATTGCCAGCTATGTCATTGGCGAACGCGCACGCAGCCCGTTCTTTCTGGTGCTGGGCGCGATTGTCGCGGCATTTGTACAAGCGGCGTTTGAGGCGTCGTCCTTCTTGTTCTTTGGCACCGAGAGCATGGGTATTGTCATCCAGAGCACCATTGGCAACACCATTACGCACGGCGTGATCTGGGGCGCGATACCGATAGTGTTTCTGGTTCCTGCGCTGCATGGACGGTTTGAGCGTTTTCTCGGCTTTGCGCCCAAGGGGGTGGCAGACCAGAAGACGCCGCTGGCGCCATTATTCTCGGATGAGCCTGCCAATCCTGATGCTCTGTTGAGCGCAAGGGCGCTGCAATTTCGCTATCCGGCGCAGGATGACAGCGTGCTGGCCGGCGCTGATATTGATTTGCTGCCGTTCAAGGTCACCGGGCTGATCGGCCATAGCGAAGCGGGTAAATCGACCTTGTGCAAGGTTCTCGCAGGGTTGGCGCCCAAGGTTACCGGTGGCGAGCTGACCGGCGAGATCATACAACCGGCAACCGGGCCGGATGCGCTGCGTATTGGCTATGTCGCCGATGATGCCGCAGCGATGATGACCCAGACCCGCGCCTATATGGAAGTTGCATCGGCTTTGGGCGGATCATCTTTGTCGGCGGAAGAAATGGAGAAACGGGCTCTCGATGCTCTAGCGGCAGTCGGAGTGAATGCGAAAGAAGCGCGCAAATATATCTGGGAATTGCCGGCACAGAAACAGTCGCTGGTGTCGCTGGTCGCGGCGACGGTAAATAATCCGAATATCCTGATCCTTGATGAGTTACCCGCGCAACTCGACAAGACGGGCAAGATGTTGCTCCGCAAACAGATCAGCCGCATTACCGGCAAAGGCGGTGCAGTGCTGCTGGTCGATAATGATGTCGACCGGCAATTGGCGATTTGCGATTATCTGGCGATCTTGGACCAGGGCAAGATTGTCGCGACGGGCCATGCGGCGGAGATATTGTCCGATGCGGACGGGCTCTCCGAATTTGGCATCGCGTCGCCACTGCAACTTACAGAACCGGACAAAACAACCAGCGCTGCCGCGCCAGTGCAAAACAGCATGGGCACAGGGCGCAAACCCATGCTGGAATTACAGCAGATACATCTGGATGATGAGGATGGAAATCCGGTGCTGCGCGATGCCAGTCTGGTGGTGCGTAGCGGCAGCATTGCCGGTATTGCGGGCGCTTATAACTCAGGCAAATCTGAACTGGCACGGATGATCGCCGGACTGGCGCAGCCTGAGAGCGGTCAGATCAAAGTAGCAGGCGACAGCCTTACCGACTGGTCGGTGGTCGACAGGTTGGATCACGTTGCAACGGTTATCCATTCACCCTTTGCCTTTTTCAGCGAGCCGACGGTGAAGCAGGAGATCGGTCGATCCTTGCGGGGTGGCAAGATGGATGAGGCCTATATCGCCTCGCATGTCGCCGAATATGCCGCGATGCTGGGGCTTGGCGAGGTTCTGACGCAAGACCCGCTGACCTTGCCATTTGGCACCGCCAAGCGGGTCCAGATTGCTGCCATGCTGCCGCGCCAGGCGCCGCTGCTGGTTCTCGACAAGGCATTGGGCAATCTCGACAGCGAGGGACTGGCGCTGATGCACAAGGCGCTGCGCAGCTTTATCGATAATGGCGGCACTGTGCTGCTGCTCGACCATGATATGGACATATTGAGCGAATGGACGGATCAGCTGGTTTTCCTGTCCGATGGCGTTTTACATACCGCAGAAGAGGATTATGAGGCGCGCCTGAGCCAGATATCGCGGTTCGGGCTGGATTGGCCTCACGCCGCCGATATCGCCATGCAACGCGGGCAACAGGCGATGACGCGTGCTGAACTGTTGGGCGCATCATCATGA
- a CDS encoding ExbD/TolR family protein has product MNLRRRRRDITLLNVTPLIDVVFILLVFFMLTTNFARFRLIGIDTPQDLEVTQDPTAAIVIRVKEDGKLEYDGDPMSREEMAEEVAVLTEADPGRTFLVRPMPDVTMQEAIDIYQLTRDSGAFAVTFSPPEDEAAQ; this is encoded by the coding sequence ATGAACCTTCGCCGCAGACGGCGCGACATTACGTTGCTGAATGTGACGCCGTTGATCGACGTCGTCTTCATTCTGCTGGTCTTTTTCATGCTGACCACCAACTTTGCGCGTTTCCGGCTGATTGGCATTGATACGCCGCAGGATCTGGAGGTCACGCAAGACCCGACCGCTGCCATCGTCATCCGTGTTAAGGAGGATGGCAAGCTGGAATATGATGGCGACCCGATGAGCCGCGAGGAAATGGCCGAAGAAGTCGCGGTGCTGACCGAAGCTGATCCGGGGCGCACCTTCCTTGTCCGCCCAATGCCCGATGTCACCATGCAGGAAGCAATAGACATTTATCAGCTAACCCGTGACTCGGGTGCCTTTGCCGTCACCTTCTCGCCACCGGAAGATGAGGCGGCGCAATGA
- a CDS encoding energy transducer TonB has protein sequence MYADQWTSAISPERPPVPRNWHWGVGMACAAVMLSVAIWQYSRNAIPEIGEMLDETVVALGAPARRLEPPPPGVETTDEPVVPTERADDAPPPAPPEQPRAVAASSTDGGSFSSGTGATVAPPPPAPKPPPPPPAKPKKVTRLNQSFIRISQQQYMRNLRYPPSAIANKRQGTGILRVTVARSGKVLSAEIVKSTGHRRLDFEIRRVAKMVKQLEPLPANYSGSKAIADIPINFVIDFGDGTFEEPPANTVAGENAGQGPDENENQE, from the coding sequence ATGTATGCCGATCAATGGACCAGTGCGATCAGCCCCGAACGCCCGCCGGTGCCGCGCAACTGGCACTGGGGTGTTGGCATGGCCTGTGCAGCCGTGATGCTCTCGGTCGCTATCTGGCAATATTCGCGCAATGCGATCCCGGAAATTGGCGAGATGCTTGATGAAACCGTGGTTGCACTGGGCGCACCGGCACGGCGGCTGGAACCGCCGCCACCGGGCGTTGAAACCACTGACGAGCCGGTTGTCCCCACCGAGCGTGCCGATGATGCACCGCCGCCTGCACCGCCGGAACAGCCCCGCGCTGTGGCAGCATCCTCTACAGATGGTGGTTCCTTTTCATCGGGCACCGGTGCTACGGTCGCGCCGCCCCCACCAGCGCCAAAACCGCCGCCACCGCCGCCTGCCAAGCCGAAAAAGGTCACTCGCCTCAACCAGAGCTTTATCCGCATCTCACAACAGCAATATATGCGCAATCTGCGCTATCCGCCGAGCGCCATCGCCAATAAGCGCCAGGGCACCGGGATATTGCGCGTCACCGTGGCGCGGTCGGGCAAGGTGCTGAGTGCCGAGATTGTCAAATCCACCGGCCATCGCCGCCTCGACTTTGAAATCCGCCGCGTCGCCAAGATGGTGAAGCAACTCGAACCGCTACCCGCCAACTATTCAGGAAGCAAGGCGATTGCTGATATTCCGATCAACTTCGTAATCGATTTTGGCGATGGCACTTTCGAGGAACCGCCCGCGAATACGGTGGCCGGTGAGAATGCTGGGCAAGGGCCGGATGAAAACGAGAATCAGGAATAG
- a CDS encoding type III polyketide synthase, with translation MSVSAYIHSIATAVPEYRISQDEVVSRLSARMPNGMPDKLAGVYASAGIDNRHIAQPADSYMEPAQWPERNAIYLEEAERLMARLAEDALAASGHNADTVDIIVCISSTGIATPSIPTQMLKSQGFREDVETVPLFGYGCAGGVLGLQVARDLACARPEATILLFCVELCSLTFRMGDFTKKGIVSTALFADGGSAMVISAKGDGPRIGASAQKTWPDTRDMMGWDIDEAGLGLILARDIPSFVTREFAPVLDGFLEREGLEKSALRQPACHPGGRKVIEALERYFDHLPEGLPATREVLRGYGNMSSPTVHFVLKQLLENERDNRPILLTALGPGFTGAVGLVHP, from the coding sequence ATGTCGGTGTCCGCGTATATCCATTCGATCGCCACAGCAGTGCCGGAATATCGGATTTCTCAGGATGAGGTGGTGTCGCGGCTTTCGGCGCGGATGCCAAATGGAATGCCGGACAAACTGGCCGGGGTTTATGCCAGCGCCGGAATTGACAACCGCCATATAGCCCAGCCTGCCGATAGCTACATGGAACCTGCGCAATGGCCGGAGCGCAATGCGATTTATCTGGAGGAAGCCGAGCGCTTGATGGCGCGGTTGGCCGAGGATGCTCTCGCCGCTTCTGGCCATAACGCCGATACCGTGGATATCATCGTCTGCATTTCGTCCACCGGCATTGCCACGCCTTCCATCCCGACGCAGATGCTGAAAAGCCAGGGCTTTCGCGAGGATGTCGAGACGGTGCCGCTATTCGGTTATGGCTGTGCGGGTGGTGTCTTGGGACTTCAAGTGGCGCGCGATCTGGCCTGTGCGCGGCCCGAGGCGACCATCTTGCTGTTCTGCGTAGAATTGTGTTCACTCACCTTCCGCATGGGCGATTTCACCAAAAAGGGCATTGTCTCCACCGCGCTGTTTGCCGATGGCGGCAGTGCGATGGTGATCAGCGCCAAGGGAGATGGCCCGCGAATCGGTGCCTCGGCTCAGAAGACCTGGCCGGATACCCGCGATATGATGGGCTGGGATATTGACGAGGCAGGCCTTGGCCTCATTCTGGCGCGCGATATTCCCTCCTTTGTCACCCGCGAATTTGCGCCGGTACTGGATGGTTTTCTGGAACGTGAGGGTTTGGAAAAGTCCGCGCTGCGCCAGCCTGCCTGTCATCCCGGCGGACGCAAGGTGATCGAGGCGCTGGAGCGGTATTTCGATCATTTACCCGAAGGCTTACCCGCCACTCGGGAAGTGCTGCGCGGTTATGGCAATATGTCCTCGCCGACAGTGCATTTCGTGCTCAAACAGTTGCTCGAAAACGAACGCGATAACCGCCCGATATTGCTGACCGCTTTGGGTCCGGGATTTACCGGTGCGGTCGGGCTGGTGCATCCATGA
- a CDS encoding prolyl oligopeptidase family serine peptidase: MKTISTTAIAIALMSISPMATATETMNDDNTAAAQAEAQADDGIPGPEQDPYIWLEEARSEKALEWVEAENTRTLAVLEADPRFEALKNEALAIFDSEDRIPYVSFRPDGLYNFWQDKQNPKGLLRRTTIESYKTENPEWETILDVDALAKEEGKEWVYKGSTCLPPALQKCMIALSDGGEDATIMREFDMTTKSFVEGGFELPEKSQGGIQWVDEDTLMVGRDFGEGTLTDSEYPFTTRVWKRGTDIADAKEIFRGESNDVWAGASLLRDNEGTIHATTAFRGVSFHESEYFWLNPENYEWVKLDIPKKASPYGIVDEHLLYSTDVDWEVDGQTFPADSLIAVNLEEWKADPNGAKKTLVWAPAERQTKRGGAITGNALFVAMLDNVVGKILQFNFKDGAWVSEEVALPDNATVGIATSSDETDQIMFTVTDFLNPTTLYYSDGSGEPEIIKTSPSRFDPAGMDVEQHEATSKDGTKIPYFIVKPKGMEMNGETATLMTGYGGFQVPRLPAYLATTGKMWLEKGGAYVLANLRGGGEFGPGWHQSAIRENKQRTWDDFIAVGQDLVDKGFTSPEHLGIQGGSQGGLLVGTAFTQRPDLFGAAIVQIPLFDMLRFHLIGRGASWIGEYGDPRIPEQRAWIEGYSPYQKIVKGVDYPTPFLWASTADDRTHPAHARKGAAKLKELGQPYYYFEDTVGGHSGGVDNEQRAKLQALQYVYLMQRLMDDDAGSGD; encoded by the coding sequence TTGAAAACCATTTCCACCACAGCAATCGCTATCGCCCTGATGAGTATATCCCCTATGGCCACTGCCACTGAAACCATGAACGATGACAACACCGCCGCTGCACAGGCAGAAGCACAGGCCGATGACGGCATACCCGGACCAGAACAGGACCCCTATATCTGGCTCGAGGAAGCGCGTAGCGAAAAGGCGCTGGAATGGGTCGAGGCAGAGAACACGCGCACATTGGCCGTGCTCGAAGCTGATCCGCGTTTTGAAGCGCTGAAGAACGAAGCGCTTGCCATTTTCGATAGCGAGGACCGCATCCCTTATGTCAGCTTCCGCCCCGATGGTCTGTATAATTTCTGGCAGGACAAGCAGAATCCAAAGGGCCTGTTACGGCGCACAACGATTGAAAGCTACAAGACCGAAAATCCCGAATGGGAGACCATTCTCGATGTCGATGCGCTGGCCAAGGAAGAAGGCAAGGAATGGGTCTATAAAGGCTCAACCTGCCTGCCCCCGGCGCTGCAAAAATGCATGATCGCGCTTTCCGATGGCGGCGAGGATGCGACCATCATGCGCGAATTCGACATGACAACCAAAAGCTTTGTCGAAGGCGGTTTTGAGCTGCCTGAAAAGAGCCAGGGCGGTATTCAATGGGTCGATGAAGACACATTAATGGTGGGCCGCGATTTTGGCGAAGGCACGCTGACCGACAGCGAATATCCCTTCACCACCCGCGTATGGAAACGCGGCACCGATATTGCCGATGCAAAAGAAATCTTCCGCGGCGAGTCCAATGATGTCTGGGCCGGCGCCAGCCTGTTGCGCGATAATGAAGGTACCATCCACGCCACCACGGCCTTTCGCGGCGTCAGCTTTCATGAGAGCGAGTATTTCTGGCTCAACCCTGAAAACTATGAATGGGTAAAGCTCGACATCCCGAAAAAAGCCTCGCCTTATGGCATTGTCGATGAGCATTTGCTCTATTCCACCGACGTCGATTGGGAAGTGGATGGCCAGACATTCCCGGCGGACAGCCTGATTGCTGTCAATCTGGAAGAATGGAAAGCCGATCCCAATGGCGCCAAAAAGACGCTGGTCTGGGCTCCGGCAGAGCGCCAGACCAAGCGCGGCGGCGCGATCACCGGCAATGCGCTGTTCGTCGCCATGCTCGACAATGTCGTCGGCAAAATCCTGCAGTTCAATTTCAAGGATGGTGCATGGGTGAGCGAGGAAGTCGCCCTGCCCGACAATGCCACCGTCGGCATCGCCACCAGCTCGGACGAGACCGATCAGATCATGTTCACGGTCACCGATTTCCTCAATCCGACAACGCTTTACTATAGCGATGGCAGCGGCGAGCCTGAGATCATCAAGACCTCGCCCAGCCGTTTTGACCCTGCCGGGATGGACGTCGAACAGCATGAAGCGACCAGCAAGGACGGGACAAAAATTCCCTATTTCATCGTCAAGCCCAAGGGCATGGAAATGAACGGCGAGACCGCGACGCTGATGACTGGCTATGGCGGTTTTCAGGTGCCGCGCCTGCCCGCCTATCTCGCCACCACCGGCAAGATGTGGCTGGAAAAAGGCGGCGCCTATGTGCTCGCCAATCTGCGCGGCGGCGGCGAATTTGGCCCGGGCTGGCACCAGAGCGCGATCCGCGAGAACAAGCAACGCACCTGGGATGACTTTATCGCCGTCGGCCAGGACCTGGTGGACAAGGGCTTTACCAGCCCCGAGCATCTCGGCATTCAGGGCGGCAGCCAAGGCGGATTGCTGGTCGGCACCGCCTTCACCCAGCGCCCTGACCTGTTCGGCGCGGCGATTGTGCAGATACCGCTGTTCGATATGCTGCGTTTCCACCTGATCGGCCGCGGCGCATCATGGATCGGCGAATATGGCGATCCGCGCATCCCCGAACAGCGCGCCTGGATTGAAGGCTATTCGCCCTATCAGAAGATTGTTAAGGGCGTCGACTATCCCACCCCCTTCCTCTGGGCCTCCACCGCCGATGACCGCACCCACCCGGCCCACGCCCGCAAAGGCGCGGCCAAGCTGAAAGAACTCGGCCAGCCCTATTATTATTTCGAGGATACCGTCGGCGGCCATTCCGGCGGCGTAGACAATGAACAACGCGCGAAACTGCAGGCGCTGCAATATGTGTATCTGATGCAGCGGTTGATGGATGATGATGCGGGGAGCGGGGATTGA
- a CDS encoding ExbD/TolR family protein, translated as MRIERYRPKKELINITPLIDVVFILLVFFMLAGTIEKEDAFAVSPAASAIDKRGDVKDFVVLVGEDGQIALGDERLERDQLTARMRQALTEKPDGLIQLKPDSEAEAAEVISIMEDIRLAGAEYIVLLTVGRPREE; from the coding sequence ATGAGAATAGAACGCTATCGCCCCAAAAAGGAATTGATCAACATTACGCCGCTGATCGATGTGGTGTTCATCCTGCTGGTGTTCTTCATGCTCGCCGGAACGATTGAAAAAGAGGACGCCTTTGCCGTGTCCCCTGCCGCATCGGCGATCGACAAACGCGGTGACGTAAAGGACTTTGTCGTCCTTGTCGGCGAGGATGGTCAAATTGCCCTTGGCGATGAGCGTCTGGAGCGCGACCAGTTGACCGCACGCATGCGTCAGGCACTGACGGAAAAGCCCGATGGCCTGATCCAGCTTAAACCGGATTCCGAGGCAGAGGCCGCCGAAGTCATCTCGATCATGGAAGATATCCGCCTCGCAGGCGCGGAATATATCGTGCTGCTCACAGTGGGCAGGCCGCGCGAGGAATAG
- a CDS encoding isoprenylcysteine carboxyl methyltransferase family protein, whose translation MMQYNLIDAMPPSLIWEPQWPVAAIIIGLLIAQRLGELVYAKRNTKALLARGAQEYGRSHYPLMVAIHTAFLAALVYETLPNWPIIWPLAILFLVLQAMRLWVLATLGPYWTTRIISSPDFPRISSGPFRFIPHPNYLVVTLEIATIPLIFGHVWISVIFSLLNAAILFVRIRIEADILTERQAG comes from the coding sequence ATGATGCAGTACAACCTTATTGACGCGATGCCGCCATCGCTGATCTGGGAACCACAATGGCCCGTCGCCGCTATTATCATCGGCCTGCTCATCGCGCAGCGGCTTGGCGAGCTCGTCTATGCCAAGCGCAATACCAAGGCCCTGCTGGCACGCGGGGCACAGGAATATGGCCGCTCGCATTATCCGCTAATGGTGGCGATCCACACCGCTTTCCTCGCGGCTTTGGTCTACGAAACCCTACCAAATTGGCCGATTATCTGGCCATTGGCGATCCTGTTTTTGGTGCTACAGGCAATGCGGCTCTGGGTGCTTGCTACGCTCGGCCCATATTGGACGACGCGGATTATCTCATCGCCCGATTTCCCGCGGATCAGCAGCGGCCCGTTTCGTTTTATCCCGCATCCCAATTACCTCGTTGTCACGCTCGAAATCGCCACCATCCCGCTGATTTTCGGCCATGTCTGGATCAGTGTGATCTTCTCGCTGCTCAACGCCGCGATCCTGTTCGTCCGCATCCGCATTGAGGCCGACATATTGACCGAGCGACAAGCGGGCTAA
- a CDS encoding energy-coupling factor transporter transmembrane component T family protein, translated as MKVPTLHTGKDNFWRRRDPRVKWALFFIFILLIYLAPDWRWMAAASLAGFFIALTAQAPVGWLLLMLMIQIPNVTGLVIIPMLGSEFTFNDEFRFGLHMGFGWIAAILIGISLFSTMDVDELVSGLRGIGLPKQLAFVVGYAFVLVYLSFTDLSRIYDSMRLKGLELSWRQPIVSGRNLLTMFIPALITIVRRGGTMATALEARGSSAQNSIQRPAKRLDIADILVLGCGLASLIAAIIL; from the coding sequence ATGAAGGTGCCGACGCTGCATACGGGCAAGGACAATTTCTGGCGCCGTCGTGATCCGCGCGTCAAATGGGCGCTGTTCTTTATCTTCATTCTGCTGATTTATCTCGCGCCCGACTGGCGCTGGATGGCGGCGGCCTCGCTGGCCGGTTTCTTTATCGCGCTGACGGCGCAGGCCCCGGTGGGCTGGCTGCTGCTGATGCTGATGATCCAGATACCGAATGTCACCGGGCTGGTGATTATACCGATGCTGGGGAGTGAATTCACCTTTAACGACGAATTCCGTTTCGGCCTGCATATGGGCTTTGGCTGGATCGCGGCGATACTGATAGGGATCAGCCTGTTCTCTACCATGGATGTCGATGAACTGGTCTCCGGCCTTCGCGGCATTGGCCTGCCAAAGCAACTGGCCTTTGTCGTCGGCTATGCCTTTGTGCTGGTCTATTTAAGCTTCACCGATTTGAGCCGCATCTATGATTCCATGCGGCTTAAGGGGCTGGAGCTCAGCTGGCGGCAACCGATAGTGTCGGGGCGCAATCTGCTCACCATGTTCATCCCGGCGCTGATCACCATAGTCCGCCGCGGCGGCACCATGGCGACCGCGCTGGAGGCGCGCGGGTCAAGCGCGCAGAACAGCATTCAGCGCCCGGCAAAAAGGCTCGATATTGCCGATATCTTGGTCCTTGGCTGCGGCTTGGCCAGCCTGATCGCCGCGATCATCCTGTGA
- a CDS encoding MotA/TolQ/ExbB proton channel family protein has translation MPYARIRKHPFCPAAILPLLLIAPAQASAATAEAELSPVAQLFDAGGPIIVILAILALIALGVSLVKFVQFARLSVGRSGFVADIVSIIRQGKHADALADLEPRKSPVAKVMAAAVRGNANPDMNDTVVREETTRIAQAQLDGLERGLAVISLIATIAPLLGLLGTVLGMIEAFQQMETVGDSIEPAVLAGGIWEALLTTAAGLAVAIPAAVLFTWLQRSVDVEAQHMEDAATQVFTIPLYEAAPQNVVTGSPNSAKSADKVAASAAA, from the coding sequence ATGCCATATGCACGAATCAGGAAGCACCCCTTCTGTCCGGCGGCTATTCTGCCTTTATTGCTAATTGCGCCTGCGCAAGCCAGCGCGGCAACGGCCGAAGCGGAACTCTCCCCCGTAGCGCAGCTTTTTGACGCTGGCGGCCCGATCATTGTCATATTGGCGATATTGGCACTGATTGCGCTCGGCGTTTCGCTGGTCAAATTTGTGCAATTTGCCCGCTTGAGCGTCGGCCGTTCGGGCTTTGTCGCGGATATTGTCAGCATCATTCGGCAGGGCAAACATGCCGACGCGCTGGCCGATCTGGAACCGCGCAAAAGCCCGGTGGCCAAGGTGATGGCGGCGGCGGTGCGCGGCAATGCCAATCCCGATATGAATGATACTGTCGTGCGCGAGGAAACCACCCGCATTGCCCAGGCCCAGCTAGACGGGCTGGAGCGTGGTCTGGCGGTGATCAGCCTGATCGCCACTATCGCCCCGCTGCTTGGTCTGTTAGGTACAGTACTCGGCATGATTGAAGCGTTTCAGCAGATGGAAACCGTAGGCGATAGTATTGAGCCTGCGGTTCTTGCTGGCGGTATCTGGGAGGCACTGCTGACCACTGCTGCCGGCCTTGCCGTCGCCATCCCTGCGGCGGTGCTGTTTACCTGGCTGCAACGCTCGGTCGATGTCGAGGCACAGCATATGGAGGATGCCGCGACTCAGGTTTTCACCATCCCGCTTTATGAAGCGGCGCCGCAAAATGTCGTCACTGGCTCGCCGAACAGCGCCAAAAGCGCCGACAAAGTGGCCGCGAGCGCAGCCGCATGA
- a CDS encoding crotonase/enoyl-CoA hydratase family protein → MTIQYETRDTIAVVTIDRPERRNAVDMPTSQALYDAFKQFDADEALSVAVLTGAGDAFCAGADLRAISEGEKKPVREEGDFAPMGPTRLRLSKPVIAAVEGPAVAGGLELALWADLRVAAQSSVFGVYCRRFGVPLIDLGTIRLPRLIGQSRASDMILTGRGVGAEEAHAMGLANRVVADGEALDAAIKLASEIAAFPQLCMRNDRLSMFEQWDMREEEALKNEIRRGLETIESGETLSGATAFAGGKGRHGEFG, encoded by the coding sequence ATGACAATCCAATATGAGACACGGGACACTATTGCGGTGGTAACGATCGACCGTCCCGAGCGACGCAATGCGGTCGATATGCCGACTTCGCAGGCATTGTACGATGCGTTCAAGCAATTTGACGCGGATGAGGCGCTATCGGTTGCGGTGTTGACCGGGGCGGGGGATGCCTTTTGTGCGGGCGCTGATCTGCGTGCCATTTCCGAAGGTGAGAAGAAGCCTGTGCGCGAGGAAGGCGATTTTGCGCCGATGGGGCCGACGCGCTTGCGATTGTCCAAACCGGTGATTGCGGCGGTGGAAGGGCCTGCGGTTGCGGGTGGGTTGGAGCTGGCGTTATGGGCTGACTTGAGGGTTGCGGCGCAATCTTCGGTTTTTGGTGTTTATTGTCGTCGCTTTGGCGTGCCTTTGATTGATCTTGGCACCATCCGCCTGCCGAGACTGATCGGCCAATCGCGCGCCAGCGACATGATCTTGACCGGCCGCGGTGTCGGCGCAGAGGAGGCGCATGCCATGGGGCTGGCTAACCGCGTGGTTGCTGACGGAGAGGCACTGGATGCGGCGATAAAGCTGGCATCCGAGATTGCCGCCTTTCCGCAGCTTTGCATGCGCAATGACAGGCTGTCGATGTTTGAGCAGTGGGATATGCGCGAAGAGGAAGCGCTCAAGAACGAGATACGCCGCGGTCTCGAAACGATTGAATCAGGCGAAACACTGTCCGGCGCTACCGCCTTTGCCGGTGGCAAGGGACGCCATGGGGAATTCGGCTAA